The sequence below is a genomic window from Neodiprion pinetum isolate iyNeoPine1 chromosome 7, iyNeoPine1.2, whole genome shotgun sequence.
GCAACGGCACTCACCTGCATTGTAACTTTTGTCAGGATAAATCGAATatgggatgaaaaattgtgtcaTCTTGATTTGCCGGTAAACCGACCATTTAGCATAATTCTGTTGAAATGATAAACGATTGAATGATTTCTGAATTAAAAGAAATCAGTCTTAaatgtaaattataaaatacccTGTATTGTCACTTTTAGAGAATGGCCATTGACTTGATCGCTAACGAAAGCGAAGCAATAGTGAGAAGAGAAGCGGTCATGCTTGTCAAAGAGTTGTACGTTCATAGGAAGTGGCCGTAAGTTCAAAGATTTTCTTCTAACAGGGTAAATTGATCGAGAACAAGTATTTAGCGGAGTAGGTGAAATTCAAGCCACTTCATGATTCGCTgacaatttttacagaaaatcaACAATCCATGAAATGGCAGAGGCTATGTCTATGGCGGCGGTCTTGGATCTTCACTGGGAAGTCAAAGTAAACGCACTTCAGTTCTGGACTCAATTTATAACGTCGCATCTGAGTGATCAAGGAATGCTTGACGGAGCATTTCCCACTCATACATTTTCCAAAGAACATAAGAAAATAGTTACCCTTGATGAGAacgaaataagaagaagaattttaaAGGCTCTAGACGAGTTGGCGCGCCAAAATTGCTTGGGGGTAAACTTAATTCCCTTTAAAAAATGCGAAAGTGCGGTTCCTCTTAGCAGTTAACTCGTCTGAAATtaactgaataatttttccgtAGGTACTCCTAACCACGCTGGAAGACAGTGATTTTCAAGTATGCAAAACGTCTGGAGAAATAGTGAAGATGTTGCAggaaatatttgtcaaatatAAGATAACTCTGTCTCATAGTACAGAAGGCGATGTCCCTCGGGACCGTAACAAAGAAAGAGTGGATTTCGAAGTTTTACTGCAAGCTGAGAATCAGACGGGTGTTAACACTCGAAGCGAAACGGGAGAGTTTGAATGTCAGTCAGTGATACCGACCGATATAATCGACCTGATCGCAGAGGCCGACGACATGAGTCTTCTGGGCTCTGTTTACAACCCTTCGAATGTAAGCATCGACGGAGAGTTATCAGAATCTGAGAAACTCCAATATATATCAAAAGTTAGAACAGACGAATTTCTCCAATCGGTTCTCGGCTTTGACGTGAACGCTTACatagaggaaaaaaatcgatggcTAAAAACCTATACAAACAGCTTCAGCTCTGTCATCGACGATATCATTGTTGCTCACGAGAGACACAATGTCAACGATATGGACTGTTATTAGCAGTATGGACATcagaagagaataaaatgtaatttagACAGAATTTACTCTGTGTATggacatattattttttcaattaagtTTTCTACGTTTATAAAACAACATCTGATGCACTCGCGATCATTTTTACGCATTTGATATGCGTTTCAGAAACTAAATGGCCAGAAtgatattatcattttctgagaaaacaaaacagGAAAGAAATGCTTACTATTCATAATTACTCGTTTAAAATAATTGTCTACGTAATCATAAATCTAGAATCGAAAAATGGAGGGaagaaatgtaaaattgaaacgattactatatttttttttacctctgaAGCAATCAAATATCACAAATCAAAAGAAAACATAATGTATAGCTACGTTCATCTTTTATATCTAGTTTCACCTTAATTCTATATTTTAATCAGTCTCTATTATTTcttaatgtgaaaaaaaaggaaaaaaatttttttcccattacccaatatttttttttcccactgGTGATAATAATACTCTTATTGATATTATTTGACTATCATAGGATATATTGTATAAGTgttattcgaaattatttcatctggtatgatattatatattacttGGTTTGTATTTTTGTTAATTGTTAATTGTTAATCGGTAATATTAAAATTGGGATACTTGTTttgaaagaatagaaaaaaaaccatatttaccaataaacaaaaatctcAGAACTTTATGAAACGATATtcgtatgaaatgaaattaaagtaaacaaaaaatagcTATAACgacaagaaacaaaaaaatcgtgCAAAATGACAAATAAACTTAtttatggaaataaaaaacgccagaaaatacaaaacacataataaaagtaaattagcCAACCTCGAACTGAAGTTGCACAAAAGTGGTgaaacaattcatttttttttttttttttgtttgctttataatttttggattttaaataaaactgtaCTGAAAGAGTTGAAAACATAATCAGACTTATTGCTTGCTGTTTGCCGAGCctatcaaatatattttaccaaatattaaaaacgatgattgtaaatttattaatcaCAGATTAACGATTAttaatcataaaaaataaaatcatataatcagaaaaaaaagagaagataaaaataataaagaaaaatattctgtatTCAATAgtcgttttgaaaaactgaaatctTTTCTTTAACCAGAGTAATTGACTCTTTCTATCACGGCAGGCACAGAAAAGTTTCTTCGAAGTTCGAAAGTCTCGTTTGACCCAGAACACTGGAACTTTCATTGCCTCGTAAGCTTTCGCCTGTCGGTACATTTTGCAAGAATCcacagttttctttttccttctgcCAAATCACAGTCTTGCAATGAtttttgtcattatttttGTGAGCAGCTGCGGTTCTCCTGCTAATTTTTCTGGTTCTGCACTTATTCCGATCAATTTTTGAGCCCGTTAATTTAGGCCTTTCAACTTTACCACAGTCTTTTTTCTCCCTATCTATATTTCTCAAATCGCGGCAAATGCCGTTTACGCTATTGACAAAACTCTCGTCGCTGATTTCCTCTACCTTTCCAAACTCAATTTCCCACTTGTTTGGGACGATTATCGAgctattttcttcgctaaaaTGCAGTTGCAACGGAGTGTAATGATGCGCCGTGTTTAATCGGCTTTCAGCATCTATGTTTGCATTTTTATTAGGTTCGTAAGCCGGACAATTGTTATGACCAATGTTGGCATAGTATTGCTGTAGCGCAGTAGAATAGTTTGAAGTatcaaatatttgtttcacCATCATCAAATTTCTTTCCATGCACATATAATGCACAAGATGTATAACCGACATCGACAACTCTTCTGATGTGTGAAAATGTTTCTGATGATTATGAAGATCAGTTATTGAATTTGTCAACTGCTGACATATTATGCACGGATATTTAGCATCGTTCGACGACATCTTTTATTCTTAATTCTCTATTCTTCTTAATTTTCATACGACGCTGCCgccttttgattttttctcagttGGGCCTGAAGAATCATAAGCACACCGAAGGAAAAACAATACGTCAGTATAGTTATCTTGGTATCCTTGGTTTTTATTACCTATTTTTACTCTTACTTTTTCTCTACCTAATTCATCAGGTCAATTAAATttcctcaaatttttcaaacagttttttgtttataaaaaaattatcacctTGATTACTACGATTAtgactttgttttttctttgttaatcCCTTCTTCAATCAGTCTGCCGAATGAATTAGCGAGTGGCTTTGAGGAATGAAGTACGAATGAGTTCTAAGAAATGAGCATCGTGTGAGAATGGgaaaaattctgaagaaaCTACAGCAAAGATTcgagttatttttcattccatcgACAATAACGTTCCAACTAATCACAATTACGCTCTCTAGAACTTTGCTTCTTATTGTTTTCGTAGAATACAATTGTCAACTCGACAAAATTATCTTCAGAGCTAATAAGTTAACAGATTTCAACTAACGTTGGATCAGAAATTCCCACCAGGTGGCTTAGAATTCTCGCAAGCAAAGTTAGCGACGACTCAAGAGGTCAACAATAAATTCATCGTATCGCTTCACAGATCGATGACAAAAGTAATCATGCGTATCAAAATGTGCCAAGTGTTTGGAATTCAGCGAAAGAGATATCTGGTCAAGATGCAGTACATTAGCGAATATAATAACCTCGTATGTTGTTCGGTGTAAAAATCATAAAACAAAGCTCAACATACGTGTTCAACATACGAAAATGGCTGCATAACACGTCTGTTGATATCATGCAGTTGTAGACATACATACTTTGTATAACAATCTTTACTGTTCAATTGTTTAAAATCACCAACGAGTTCTGGATATTTCTATCGTACAACGTACGCAAAGTAACAATTGTAACGGTTATTGATGTATGTAATAACATACCTCGATTGTGACGCTGTTTTCTGCCTGTCTGATCtatcgatgaaaattgatgaacCAATCGCCACGGTATTTTTTCACCTAATTAACCCCACGCGACGTATAATCGTGATAATACGTAGCTCGGAAATCGCATCGCGTTGTTTGAAATCTAGTCGACGTGAAGATAGGCAGAAACGACGCCGGCAATTCTTTTCGCGGGGACTGCCGACCGTTAAAATCGCAAGGAATTATGGGTAATGTTgattaaatattgtacatagaCAACAGACACGACATTCGTTTCGAAGGGAATGAATCTGATTGGCTGGAATTTTATGCAAGAAGGATATACTTACGATGCtcaattgaattttcgtaCGAGAAAATTCACCCTCGGAGCAAAGATGCTTCTGCCATATTCACGCACGAACAGACCTAGCTTTTAGACTCTTAGGCTTCTGACGAATCTCGGTTGTCTCTGGATAAATGAGCCGCTCACGATTTCTGTTTCAACTCTTCTAATTTCCAATCCTTCAGTTCGAAATCACGTTGCAGCTTGCACTCCCGACTCACTGGCGACTTGATTTGAAACTGCAGCTTCTATCGTTCGATTGTTTTTTCACCCAACAGAATTCGAATCGATAGTTCGAtacatcgaattttcaaattaacgtGAAAAACCCAGCAGAGCTGTTcgtatattcgaaaaaataaacaaatcacaataattattaaataatttcgaTATGGAGATACTACAGTAagtgaatattaatattgtaatCTGCTTATTCGACTAGCGCTTATTTATAAGTTCGAAAAGCATTCTGCGATAATCAGGACCAGCGGAATCTGTTTCCGAGTCGCTATTCTAACCTAACTGAACCTCACTTATGATTCTAATTGACTGTTCTTCAACTGATCAGTTATGTATAActcaattaattcattttctaCACATCGGCTACAAATCTTGCTATCAATCTCCGAGTCTAAGGCTTTTCATCAGGGTTTCATATATTATTTCGAATACAATTTAATGCGGAAACTACGCACCGATCTTATTAACACAGTTTGTATCCTCTGTCTCCTTGACAGCTCGCTGCAAGGTATCCATCCACaattctggaaaaaaaatagactCGAGTCGTTTGACAACTGGCCATTTCAATCTGACTGCGTTTGCACTCCAGAACGAATGGCTGCCGCTGGTTTCGTCTTGATCGGTGGTCGAAACGATCCAGATTTGGTCGAGTGTTTCGTCTGCAGCAAGCAGCTCGACGAGTGGGATTCGGAAGACGATCCCTGGTAGGTTTAAGTCCTTGAAATACcacttgtaaaatttttgcatcgACTCTTTTTCTTTGGCTTACGTTCTTCGCACGGAGTTGaaattgattgtgaataaaagaaaatgtccGAGTTGTTATTTGTTCTCCTATCACCCAAAAACACATCCTATAAATTGTTCATCGAGTATAAACTGTGCAGacaatttacttttcaaaGTTTTGATCTCGAATTTTACGCGTTTTACAGGAGCGAACATTTGAAGCACATGCCATCTTGTCCGTACATTAAAATCGGAAAACAAGATGAGCTTGATTGGACGGTTCCAGAGCTATTCACGCTAATAAAAGAATTCACCAAGAAATCATTGGTgagtgtttgaatttttttttttttttgttttctcatcCAGAATCTAACCGGTGAAGTTTTGTCAAGGTTCTGCATATTACAATCAATAAACCGCAAAGATTCAATCACTGAAAATTCTTCAGCATTATGCGCAtgtttcaaatgaaattcaacaattATATGATAAGTAAAAAGATCCGAGTTCAAATGACGTTCAAAAAATGCATActtctcgaaatttttattatgaatatttatagaaattaATATCTAAATTTATCATGGCAATACTTCATATTTCTAAGTTCTTCAACTTCTATCGCAATTTGGCCGGTTTCAACGAGTTCTTTGGATGAAAGAACGTTGATCGATCGAAAAAATGATGACCAAATCACCTTAAAAGCCTTTATAGGCATTTTATAGAATCTCAGATTGTTCAAGTGTTGCATCACAAGGTCAAAGAAAGACACATGTTTTTTTCCCTTGCCACAATTCATTCTCGGCATCTATATGGCAAAATCCTGTTTGACGGGTATTTGACATTGAACAGGCTGTTGAATTATCTCTGTCGAGATAAAAGAATAGAAGTATAGTAGACACGTGACACGAACAATATATTTGCAAAGATATTAATCGTCATCCAGATTCTCCTCGTATATCGATATTATTAATCGTTTGTAACATCGACCAATTTATTGACAAGCTTTTGCCAGTGATCCCGGTGTTAAGATTGTTGGGAGAGCATATTAAATTCTGTATGCGCGCTATCGCGATAGGCAAGCATGCCACGGACCTTTATCATCGCTCACAGATGTAATTGATAATTCTCTATTGGCTTATTGCCTCTTTAACACAACGCAGATATCATCTGGTTCGTTTTCCTTTCTCTTTATCTACGACACATTTACCAATTGATGATAAATTCTGATA
It includes:
- the Det gene encoding baculoviral IAP repeat-containing protein 5, whose product is MEILHSLQGIHPQFWKKNRLESFDNWPFQSDCVCTPERMAAAGFVLIGGRNDPDLVECFVCSKQLDEWDSEDDPWSEHLKHMPSCPYIKIGKQDELDWTVPELFTLIKEFTKKSLTRKHEAAISEIKEEVAELSKLIPKRKRSRKPSNRSVNLN